A portion of the Clostridium gelidum genome contains these proteins:
- a CDS encoding flavodoxin family protein: MKISILYSSKTGKTERVAKLIEEGVKRVQGIEVKAMNLNEIDKEFIDDSKGIIFGTPTYYANMSWEMKKWIDESSSFNLEGKLGAAFSTANSIAGGSDIALLAILNHLMVKGMLVYSGGVAFGKPKTHLGYVHINEIVENEDENARIFGERIAKKVSQIF, from the coding sequence ATGAAAATATCAATACTATATAGTAGTAAAACAGGGAAAACTGAAAGAGTAGCAAAATTAATTGAGGAAGGAGTAAAAAGAGTTCAAGGAATAGAAGTTAAAGCTATGAATTTAAATGAAATTGATAAAGAATTTATAGATGATTCAAAGGGAATTATTTTTGGAACGCCTACATATTATGCAAATATGTCCTGGGAAATGAAGAAATGGATAGATGAATCATCAAGTTTTAATTTAGAAGGAAAACTTGGAGCTGCATTTTCAACAGCTAATTCAATTGCCGGAGGTTCAGATATAGCATTACTTGCAATTTTAAATCATCTTATGGTAAAAGGAATGTTAGTATATTCAGGAGGAGTTGCATTTGGAAAACCAAAGACTCATTTAGGGTATGTACACATAAATGAAATAGTAGAAAATGAAGATGAAAATGCAAGAATATTTGGTGAAAGAATTGCAAAAAAGGTTAGTCAAATATTTTAG
- a CDS encoding nitroreductase family protein produces MSEVLQNILTRRSVREFKEEQIKDEELDLILKAGTYAPSGMNKQSWQFTVVQNKEKIELLAKVVREALGRDAGYNFYAPPTLIMLSNDKDNANGLADCACALENIFLMANSLEIGSCWINQLKTICDEKEVREVLTSFGIPENHIVWGMAAIGYPNSVAKEHERNGGVIKFVK; encoded by the coding sequence ATGAGCGAAGTATTACAAAATATATTAACAAGAAGAAGTGTAAGAGAATTTAAGGAAGAACAAATAAAAGATGAAGAGTTAGATTTAATTTTAAAAGCTGGAACATATGCACCAAGTGGTATGAATAAACAAAGCTGGCAATTTACTGTTGTTCAAAACAAAGAAAAAATAGAATTACTTGCAAAAGTTGTTAGAGAAGCTTTAGGAAGAGATGCAGGATATAATTTTTATGCACCTCCAACTTTAATAATGCTATCAAATGATAAGGACAATGCAAATGGACTTGCAGATTGTGCTTGTGCCCTTGAAAATATATTTTTAATGGCAAATTCATTAGAAATAGGCTCATGTTGGATAAATCAGTTGAAAACTATTTGTGATGAAAAAGAAGTAAGGGAAGTATTAACAAGCTTTGGAATACCTGAAAATCATATTGTTTGGGGAATGGCAGCCATTGGATATCCTAATAGTGTAGCTAAAGAGCATGAAAGAAATGGTGGAGTTATTAAATTTGTAAAATAA
- a CDS encoding YibE/F family protein, which yields MFKDFHRRNTIPIVVTLIAIILLICLPNKFPQKTYDNTERVAARVLSTDESFIKDTGLIKIGEQLCDVEILEGKFKGKITKGTNLLAGSLEQDKIFQVGDKILVTLDYEGDEIRVATLVDHYRLNYEILLVAIFVIVLIGFAGVVGIKSILSFIFTVLAMWKVLIPLFLQGYNPVIVGVITTMILIITIIVLVYGIDKKSLAAIIGSLSGALVTCFMALFFVSKFKIHGAVMSYSESLLYSGYENLNLTQIFIASIFIASSGAVMDVAVDITSAVAEVIEKKPSITKREAIKSGINVGRSIMGTMMTTLLLAYSGGYIGLLMVFMAQGTPIINILNLKYVSSEILHTLIGSFGLVTVAPFTALASGFLLAGKDEKS from the coding sequence TTGTTTAAGGATTTTCATAGACGTAATACAATTCCAATTGTAGTAACATTAATAGCAATAATTTTGCTTATATGTTTACCTAATAAATTTCCACAAAAGACATATGACAATACTGAGAGAGTAGCTGCAAGGGTATTGAGTACAGATGAGAGTTTTATTAAGGATACAGGGCTTATAAAAATTGGGGAGCAGTTATGTGATGTAGAGATACTTGAAGGAAAATTTAAAGGAAAGATAACTAAAGGAACTAATTTATTAGCAGGATCTCTTGAACAAGATAAAATATTTCAAGTCGGGGATAAAATATTAGTTACTTTAGATTATGAAGGGGATGAAATTAGAGTAGCAACTCTTGTAGATCATTATAGACTTAATTATGAAATTTTACTTGTAGCTATTTTTGTAATTGTACTTATTGGTTTCGCAGGAGTAGTGGGCATAAAATCAATTTTATCTTTTATATTTACAGTCCTAGCTATGTGGAAGGTTTTAATACCTTTATTTTTGCAAGGATATAATCCGGTAATAGTAGGCGTAATAACAACGATGATATTAATAATTACAATAATAGTATTGGTTTATGGAATAGATAAAAAATCATTAGCTGCAATAATTGGATCATTGTCTGGTGCACTTGTGACGTGTTTTATGGCTTTGTTTTTTGTAAGTAAATTTAAAATTCATGGGGCAGTTATGTCATATTCAGAATCTCTTTTATATTCGGGATATGAGAATTTAAATCTTACGCAAATATTCATAGCTAGTATATTCATAGCATCTTCTGGAGCTGTTATGGATGTAGCAGTAGATATAACATCAGCAGTTGCAGAGGTAATAGAGAAAAAGCCGAGTATAACAAAGAGAGAAGCTATTAAGTCAGGAATAAATGTTGGTCGATCAATTATGGGTACAATGATGACAACATTGCTATTAGCATATTCAGGTGGATATATTGGATTGCTTATGGTATTCATGGCGCAAGGCACACCTATAATAAATATTCTAAATTTAAAGTATGTGTCTTCTGAAATACTACATACTTTAATTGGTAGCTTTGGTCTTGTAACAGTAGCTCCATTTACAGCATTAGCAAGTGGATTTTTGTTAGCTGGGAAAGATGAAAAATCTTAA
- a CDS encoding ABC transporter ATP-binding protein: MENILSIKNLKKSFGENQVVNGLSFDVNKGDILGLLGPNGAGKSTTINMIAMLLDKESGDVLFDGKDVQKNNIEFKKSLGLVPQDIAIFSDLTAYENVKFFCSLYGIKGKELKERTKDALEKVGLWNRKDDFPDSYSGGMKRRLNIACSIAHKPKLLIMDEPTVGIDPQSRNNILEVTKELREEGTTVIYTSHYIEEVEAICSKLIIMDKGIIIEEGDKEEIKLKYKKQGLNNLEEIFLSLTGTELRD, translated from the coding sequence ATGGAAAATATATTAAGTATTAAAAATCTAAAAAAAAGCTTTGGAGAAAATCAGGTGGTAAATGGATTAAGTTTTGACGTAAATAAAGGAGATATATTAGGACTTTTAGGGCCAAATGGAGCAGGAAAAAGTACAACAATAAATATGATAGCTATGCTTTTAGATAAAGAAAGTGGAGACGTGCTTTTTGATGGAAAGGATGTTCAAAAAAATAATATTGAATTTAAAAAATCATTAGGTTTAGTACCTCAAGATATAGCAATATTTTCAGATCTTACAGCATATGAAAATGTAAAATTCTTCTGTTCATTGTATGGAATAAAGGGGAAAGAATTAAAGGAAAGAACTAAAGATGCTTTAGAAAAGGTTGGATTATGGAATAGAAAAGATGATTTCCCAGATTCATATTCAGGAGGGATGAAAAGAAGGTTGAATATTGCTTGTTCAATTGCACATAAGCCTAAACTATTAATTATGGATGAACCAACGGTTGGAATAGATCCTCAATCAAGAAATAATATTTTAGAAGTTACGAAAGAACTTAGGGAGGAGGGGACGACGGTTATTTACACATCTCATTATATAGAAGAAGTTGAAGCTATATGTTCTAAACTTATTATTATGGATAAAGGCATAATCATAGAAGAAGGAGATAAAGAAGAAATAAAATTAAAATATAAGAAACAGGGATTAAATAATCTTGAAGAGATATTTCTCAGTTTAACTGGAACAGAATTAAGAGATTAG
- a CDS encoding alpha-galactosidase, with amino-acid sequence MSIIYDNNTKSFNLIAKNTSYILQIHEDGYLSHLYFGRKLRNFNCNNLLAIKERCSFSPNPTPSNCMLSLDTLPQEYPSYGTSDFRTPAYSIQLENGTTITDLRYESHTIINGKPKLENLPATYVEDDAEAQTLEIVMFDSLIGLKVILSYTAYENYDAITRNVKFINSGNEDLKLLRALSMSIDFNNCDYDFLHLHGSWARERHIERTPLLIGNQSVESRRGSSSHNQNPFIALLGKDATEEHGDVYGFNLVYSGNFLAQAEVDQFKTTRVSLGINPFDFSWLLKSNESFQTPEVVMVYSSNGLGEMSRTYHKLYRKRLCRGAYRDKTRPILVNNWEATYFDFNADKIESIGKSAKDLGIELFVLDDGWFGKRDNDNSSLGDWVVDTKKLPNGLDDLANTINYLDLQFGLWFEPEMVSPDSDLYRSHPDWCLHVPGRYRTEARQQLVLDLSREDVCDYIINSLSAILSSVNISYVKWDMNRNMTEIGSPCLPPERQRETAHRYMLGLYKIYEKLTSAFPNILFEGCSGGGGRFDAGILYYMPQIWTSDDTDAVERLKIQYGTSIVYPISTMGSHVSAIPNHQVHRKTSLKMRGDVAMSGNFGYELDLTKFTDEEKDTVKKQIESYKDLRELIQFGDMYRLLNPFTGNEASWIIVSEDKTEAFVTYFRVLGSPNEPIRKLHFKGLDPDKNYSITETYGVFGGDELMYGGITIPDLEGDYQSITWILKAN; translated from the coding sequence ATGAGTATTATATATGATAACAATACAAAATCTTTTAACTTAATCGCAAAAAATACTAGTTATATCTTACAAATCCATGAAGATGGTTATTTATCACATCTTTATTTTGGACGAAAATTAAGAAACTTTAATTGCAATAATCTATTAGCCATTAAAGAAAGGTGTTCATTTTCTCCAAATCCTACTCCTAGTAATTGTATGCTTTCCCTTGATACTCTCCCACAAGAATATCCTTCTTATGGGACTAGTGATTTTCGTACTCCCGCTTATTCAATTCAGCTTGAAAATGGGACAACTATAACTGACCTTAGATATGAATCACACACGATAATAAACGGGAAACCAAAATTAGAAAATCTTCCAGCAACTTATGTTGAAGATGATGCTGAAGCTCAAACTTTAGAAATAGTAATGTTTGATTCCTTAATTGGACTTAAAGTAATTTTATCTTATACAGCTTATGAAAATTATGATGCTATAACAAGAAATGTAAAGTTTATAAATAGTGGTAATGAAGATTTGAAATTATTAAGAGCTTTAAGCATGAGTATAGATTTTAACAATTGTGATTATGATTTTTTACATCTTCATGGTAGTTGGGCAAGAGAAAGACATATTGAAAGAACACCTTTACTAATTGGAAATCAATCAGTAGAAAGCAGACGTGGATCAAGCAGTCATAATCAAAATCCTTTTATTGCATTACTTGGCAAAGATGCTACTGAAGAACATGGTGATGTCTATGGATTTAATTTAGTATACAGTGGTAATTTCCTAGCACAAGCTGAAGTTGATCAATTTAAAACTACAAGGGTATCACTTGGTATAAATCCATTTGATTTTTCTTGGCTGCTAAAATCAAATGAAAGTTTTCAAACACCTGAAGTGGTAATGGTTTATTCTTCAAATGGTTTAGGTGAAATGTCAAGAACCTACCATAAATTATATAGAAAAAGATTATGCAGAGGTGCTTACAGAGACAAGACTAGACCTATCCTTGTAAACAACTGGGAAGCTACTTATTTTGACTTCAATGCTGATAAAATTGAGAGTATTGGTAAAAGTGCAAAAGATCTTGGAATTGAACTTTTTGTTCTTGATGATGGTTGGTTTGGCAAAAGAGATAATGACAATTCTTCTTTAGGTGATTGGGTTGTTGATACAAAAAAACTTCCTAATGGATTGGATGATTTAGCTAATACTATAAATTATTTAGATTTACAATTCGGTTTATGGTTTGAACCTGAAATGGTCTCACCTGATAGTGATTTATATAGATCACATCCTGATTGGTGCCTTCATGTCCCTGGAAGATATCGCACAGAAGCAAGACAACAACTAGTATTAGATCTATCTCGCGAAGATGTATGTGACTATATTATAAATTCCCTATCTGCTATTTTAAGTTCTGTTAATATTAGTTATGTTAAATGGGATATGAATAGAAATATGACAGAAATAGGATCTCCTTGCCTCCCTCCAGAAAGACAAAGAGAAACTGCTCATAGGTATATGTTAGGTTTATATAAAATATATGAAAAACTTACATCAGCTTTTCCAAATATATTATTTGAAGGTTGCTCTGGTGGTGGCGGAAGATTTGATGCAGGTATTTTATATTACATGCCTCAAATTTGGACAAGTGATGATACTGATGCTGTAGAAAGATTAAAAATTCAATATGGTACTAGTATTGTTTATCCAATTAGTACTATGGGATCACATGTATCAGCTATTCCAAATCACCAAGTTCACAGAAAAACTTCTCTTAAAATGAGAGGCGATGTTGCAATGTCAGGTAACTTCGGATATGAGCTTGATCTTACTAAATTTACTGATGAAGAAAAAGACACTGTAAAAAAGCAGATAGAGTCTTATAAAGATTTAAGAGAGCTTATCCAATTTGGAGATATGTATAGATTACTAAATCCATTCACAGGAAATGAAGCCTCTTGGATAATTGTATCAGAAGATAAAACAGAAGCTTTTGTGACATATTTTAGAGTTCTAGGATCTCCAAATGAACCAATAAGAAAATTACATTTCAAAGGATTAGATCCAGATAAAAACTACTCAATTACTGAAACTTACGGAGTATTTGGTGGAGATGAACTTATGTATGGGGGTATTACTATACCTGACTTAGAAGGTGATTATCAAAGCATTACTTGGATCCTAAAAGCAAATTAA
- a CDS encoding alkaline phosphatase, with product MNKTAKKIMGAMLALSMILGVGYTVNNQINPQPVVAATDSAVKYSGKTPKYVFMFIGDGMSFPQIQAAQYYKGVEEHGAIDAKKGNYPNPEKLSFMNFPVTGTVTTYDSTSLCPDSASTATALSTGNKTLSSVINMDETKTKSYETITEKLKKQLGYKIGIVSSVNIDHATPGAYYAHVPARSEYYSMGLQLVDSNFDYFAGGKFLSDDSKEVKEQGKTKIGELAKEKGYTVVNTKADIEKLKKGDKAIAVCPDDQVEKESGAIKYSLDRIGDEFTLADYTKKGIEVLDNDKGFFMMVEGGKIDWAGHANDAASNIHDTEAFGDAVQEAINFYNAHPDETLILVTGDHETGGLTIGFAGTNYDTYLQNLSNQKVSYTQFDRSVAKFRENKTSFDDAMKSVEANFGLKRAGSTGESTKGGMILTSSEEAKIKAAYEKSMVPKDSRKLNEDENVMYGTYEPFSVTLTHILNNKSGISFSSYSHTGIPVAMMAKGQGQDLFAGYYDNTNVFDKIKSITKVK from the coding sequence ATGAATAAAACAGCTAAAAAAATAATGGGAGCTATGTTAGCTTTATCAATGATATTAGGGGTAGGGTATACCGTAAATAATCAAATAAATCCACAGCCTGTAGTAGCTGCAACAGATTCAGCAGTTAAATATAGTGGGAAAACTCCTAAATATGTATTTATGTTTATTGGGGATGGTATGAGTTTTCCACAAATTCAAGCAGCTCAGTATTATAAAGGTGTAGAGGAACATGGAGCAATTGATGCAAAAAAAGGTAATTATCCAAATCCAGAAAAGTTATCATTTATGAATTTTCCAGTTACAGGGACAGTAACAACTTATGACTCTACATCATTATGTCCAGATTCAGCATCAACAGCTACAGCGCTTTCAACTGGTAATAAAACATTAAGCAGTGTAATTAATATGGATGAGACAAAAACAAAATCTTATGAAACAATAACAGAAAAGTTAAAAAAACAATTAGGATATAAGATAGGAATAGTATCATCAGTAAATATAGACCATGCAACTCCAGGTGCATATTATGCTCATGTACCAGCTAGAAGTGAGTATTATAGTATGGGACTTCAACTTGTAGATTCTAACTTTGATTATTTTGCTGGTGGAAAATTTTTATCAGATGATTCTAAAGAAGTAAAAGAGCAAGGAAAAACTAAAATAGGCGAGTTAGCAAAAGAGAAGGGATATACAGTAGTTAATACAAAGGCAGATATAGAAAAGTTAAAAAAAGGTGATAAGGCAATTGCAGTTTGCCCAGATGATCAAGTTGAAAAAGAAAGTGGAGCAATAAAATACAGCTTAGACCGCATCGGAGATGAATTCACATTAGCAGATTATACTAAAAAGGGTATAGAAGTTTTGGATAATGATAAAGGATTCTTCATGATGGTTGAAGGTGGAAAAATTGACTGGGCTGGTCATGCTAATGATGCAGCATCAAACATTCATGATACAGAAGCATTTGGCGATGCAGTACAAGAAGCAATTAACTTCTATAATGCGCATCCAGATGAAACACTTATATTAGTAACTGGAGATCATGAAACAGGTGGACTTACAATAGGATTTGCAGGAACAAATTATGATACTTATTTACAAAATTTATCTAATCAAAAGGTATCATACACACAATTTGATAGAAGTGTTGCAAAATTCAGAGAAAACAAAACATCATTTGATGATGCAATGAAATCTGTTGAAGCTAACTTTGGTCTTAAAAGAGCTGGATCAACTGGAGAATCAACAAAAGGTGGAATGATACTCACATCATCAGAAGAAGCAAAAATTAAAGCTGCCTATGAAAAGAGTATGGTTCCAAAAGATAGTAGAAAATTAAATGAAGATGAAAATGTAATGTATGGAACTTATGAACCATTTTCAGTGACATTAACACATATCTTAAACAATAAATCAGGGATTTCATTTAGTTCATATTCTCATACAGGAATACCTGTAGCTATGATGGCAAAAGGACAAGGACAAGATTTATTTGCAGGGTATTATGATAATACAAATGTTTTTGATAAGATTAAGTCTATAACTAAAGTAAAATAA
- a CDS encoding PadR family transcriptional regulator, translating into MVKAIILYYLSVKATHGYEIQKYIQTTGFEIWAKVKSGSIYYALSKMEKNGEVELVKEEANGSRVRRIYKITDKGRSELEKVINEELSKYLVPIGTEKFIIPMLMNKIDKEKGITIIDKHIKELNETLEYWNYWKDIKINNNSTELEKISFEMNIASIENSIRWHETLKKEYDICVKEADKQYEMIKNVDFSELDEVKEEGTNIDSKKINELKDIILNKPKEAKEAFEELLSLLHNKK; encoded by the coding sequence ATGGTTAAAGCAATAATATTATATTATTTAAGCGTAAAAGCTACACATGGATATGAAATACAAAAGTACATTCAAACTACAGGCTTTGAAATTTGGGCTAAAGTAAAGTCAGGATCGATTTATTATGCTTTAAGTAAAATGGAGAAGAATGGCGAAGTTGAGTTAGTTAAAGAAGAAGCTAATGGATCAAGAGTGCGAAGAATTTATAAGATCACCGATAAGGGGAGAAGTGAATTAGAAAAAGTAATAAATGAGGAATTATCTAAATATCTAGTTCCAATTGGTACAGAAAAATTTATAATCCCCATGCTTATGAATAAGATAGATAAAGAAAAAGGAATCACTATTATAGATAAGCATATTAAAGAATTAAATGAAACCTTAGAGTATTGGAATTATTGGAAAGATATAAAAATAAATAATAATTCAACAGAATTAGAAAAAATATCATTTGAAATGAACATAGCGAGTATAGAAAATTCAATTAGATGGCATGAAACTTTAAAAAAAGAGTATGATATTTGTGTTAAAGAGGCAGATAAACAATATGAAATGATTAAGAACGTTGATTTTAGTGAGTTAGATGAAGTTAAAGAAGAAGGAACTAACATTGATAGTAAAAAAATTAATGAATTAAAAGATATCATTTTAAATAAACCTAAAGAAGCGAAGGAAGCTTTTGAAGAGTTATTAAGTTTATTACATAATAAAAAATAA
- a CDS encoding ABC transporter permease, with the protein MDGFIILFNFGMKKRIKDSFIIGYGVMMPLFMIVILGYMTSNYYTGENGISSYYYYALVTAPLCTFLNAVTLIYVAREESLYKCGERFIIAPISNISIVLSKIIPSTISISIFNIILMAICKLLFKVDFRSRFLEVILLLTILSFMSCAMGTFIGLCTKDFMTIKNFISTPILIMGVLGGSFFPIGSLGKVMETVSYISPLTWINKGIFIMLNDNSMKIYIIALILTLSIGILFTIGAIKKFKKEAFL; encoded by the coding sequence ATGGATGGATTTATAATATTATTTAATTTTGGAATGAAGAAAAGAATAAAAGATTCTTTCATAATAGGTTATGGAGTTATGATGCCACTTTTCATGATAGTAATTTTAGGATACATGACATCTAATTATTACACAGGGGAAAATGGAATTAGTTCATATTACTATTATGCACTAGTTACAGCTCCACTTTGCACATTTTTAAATGCAGTAACATTAATTTATGTCGCCAGGGAAGAAAGTCTTTATAAGTGTGGTGAAAGATTTATAATAGCACCTATAAGTAATATTTCAATAGTTCTTTCAAAAATAATACCATCAACAATTTCAATAAGTATATTTAATATAATTTTAATGGCAATATGTAAATTATTATTTAAAGTAGATTTTAGAAGTAGATTTTTAGAAGTTATATTACTTTTAACAATACTTTCATTTATGTCATGTGCAATGGGAACTTTCATTGGACTATGTACAAAAGATTTTATGACAATAAAGAATTTTATAAGTACCCCTATATTAATAATGGGAGTTTTAGGTGGTTCATTCTTTCCCATAGGTTCTTTAGGGAAAGTAATGGAGACTGTTAGTTATATATCACCATTAACTTGGATTAATAAAGGAATTTTTATTATGTTAAATGATAATAGCATGAAAATATATATTATTGCATTGATTTTAACATTAAGCATAGGAATTTTATTTACTATAGGAGCTATTAAAAAGTTTAAGAAAGAGGCGTTTTTATAA
- a CDS encoding ABC transporter permease, giving the protein MSIYLIVKNEIKRSMKNKKKLIITLIVPAIAVVLAICINSIMKPSLSLGIIDKDNSEIGANFEEKVGTIDGIKISQAKEDTINTDLIMAKYVATIEFNKNNQIKLHCLDNELKDTIQEIVDNFIITKEVIGLEGMLIKMEKESMTVAQRSVGFILLTLIVTCVFTSCNLIKDKEEGTLKRYVLTPNAPSAYILGNFIFNFLMTLLQIIISTLIIGILKLDIHINLWQFLLIEIIIAFIASSIATLMVSLVDTELKASLIASSFGLIISLLGGSFLPLEKMPNGIKLLSDFSITKWIIVFTKSLESKLYILQDIIPIIIIVLMSITFISTSLVLGKRKFV; this is encoded by the coding sequence ATGAGTATTTATTTGATTGTTAAGAATGAAATTAAGAGAAGTATGAAGAATAAAAAGAAATTAATAATAACGCTTATTGTTCCTGCAATCGCAGTGGTTCTTGCCATTTGTATAAATTCAATAATGAAACCTTCCTTAAGTTTAGGGATAATTGATAAAGACAATTCTGAAATTGGAGCAAACTTTGAGGAAAAGGTTGGAACTATAGATGGAATAAAAATAAGCCAAGCTAAAGAAGATACTATAAATACTGATTTAATTATGGCAAAATATGTGGCTACAATAGAATTTAACAAAAACAATCAAATTAAGTTGCATTGCTTAGATAATGAACTGAAAGATACTATTCAAGAAATAGTAGACAATTTTATTATTACAAAAGAAGTAATAGGACTAGAAGGTATGCTAATAAAAATGGAAAAGGAAAGTATGACTGTGGCACAAAGGAGTGTTGGATTTATATTATTAACTTTAATAGTTACTTGTGTTTTTACATCTTGTAATCTTATTAAAGACAAAGAAGAGGGAACGTTAAAAAGATATGTGTTAACTCCTAATGCACCATCAGCATATATATTAGGTAATTTTATTTTCAATTTTCTAATGACATTGTTGCAAATTATAATATCAACTTTGATAATAGGGATATTGAAGTTAGATATACATATAAATCTATGGCAATTTTTATTAATAGAAATAATAATTGCATTTATTGCATCAAGTATAGCAACTTTAATGGTAAGTCTAGTAGATACTGAACTTAAAGCTAGTTTAATAGCTTCATCATTTGGACTTATTATATCCTTACTTGGAGGTTCATTTTTACCATTAGAGAAAATGCCAAATGGAATAAAACTACTTAGTGATTTTTCAATAACTAAGTGGATAATTGTATTTACGAAATCATTGGAAAGCAAATTGTATATATTACAAGATATTATACCTATAATAATAATTGTATTAATGTCAATTACCTTTATATCTACATCTTTAGTACTCGGAAAAAGAAAATTTGTTTAA
- the cysK gene encoding cysteine synthase A, protein MSKIYKNLAELVGKTPLLEVTNYSEGKDLKANILAKLEYFNPAGSVKDRIAKAMIEDGENKGLLKPGSVIIEPTSGNTGIGIASIGTAKGYKVIIVMPETMSVERRSLIKAFGAEIVLTEGAKGMKGAIAKADELAAETPNSFIPGQFKNPANPEVHKNTTGPEIWEDTDGKVDIFVAGIGTGGTITGVGEYLKSKNPNIKIVAVEPAGSPVLSEGKSGPHKIQGIGAGFVPDVLNTKIYDEVIAIKNEDAFATSRELSKSEGLLVGISSGAATFAATELAKRPENAGKTIVVLLPDTGERYLSTGLFEDK, encoded by the coding sequence ATGTCAAAAATATATAAGAATTTAGCAGAACTAGTAGGTAAGACACCATTATTAGAAGTAACTAATTATAGTGAAGGTAAAGATTTAAAAGCTAATATATTAGCTAAATTAGAATATTTTAATCCAGCAGGAAGTGTTAAGGATAGAATTGCAAAAGCTATGATTGAAGATGGTGAAAATAAAGGATTATTAAAACCAGGTTCAGTAATAATAGAACCAACTAGTGGTAATACAGGAATTGGAATTGCATCTATAGGAACTGCAAAAGGATATAAAGTTATAATTGTTATGCCAGAAACAATGAGTGTTGAAAGACGTAGTCTTATAAAAGCTTTTGGTGCTGAAATAGTTTTAACAGAAGGTGCAAAAGGAATGAAGGGAGCAATAGCTAAGGCGGATGAGTTAGCTGCTGAAACTCCAAATTCATTTATACCAGGACAATTTAAAAATCCAGCGAATCCAGAAGTACACAAAAACACAACAGGTCCTGAAATTTGGGAAGATACTGATGGGAAGGTTGATATATTTGTAGCAGGTATTGGTACAGGCGGCACAATCACAGGGGTTGGAGAATATTTAAAATCTAAAAACCCAAATATTAAGATTGTTGCAGTAGAACCAGCTGGCTCACCAGTGTTATCAGAAGGTAAATCTGGTCCACATAAAATACAAGGAATTGGAGCAGGTTTTGTTCCAGATGTTTTAAATACAAAAATTTATGATGAAGTTATCGCTATAAAAAATGAAGATGCATTTGCTACATCTAGAGAATTATCAAAATCAGAAGGATTACTTGTTGGTATTTCATCAGGAGCTGCAACATTTGCTGCAACTGAACTAGCAAAACGTCCAGAAAATGCAGGAAAGACAATTGTAGTATTATTACCTGATACAGGAGAACGTTACTTATCAACTGGATTATTTGAAGATAAGTAG